The Leucobacter chromiiresistens genome has a window encoding:
- a CDS encoding 4-hydroxy-3-methylbut-2-enyl diphosphate reductase, translating into MPRLRRQAGRLRDLPVAGAKKVILAAPRGYCAGVDRAVVAVEKALVRYGAPVYVRKQIVHNVHVVRTLEQMGAIFVEEVDEVPPGAHVVFSAHGVSPAVVDEAAVRGLHAIDATCPLVTKVHREAVRFAKQDLDILLIGHTGHEEVEGTAGEAPDRITIVNSPDDVDGLEVRDPDRLVWLSQTTLSVDETMETVRRLRERFPNLQDPPSDDICYATQNRQVAVKQIAPQTDLVIVVGSANSSNSVRLKEVALEYGARAAHRVDFASEVRQEWLDGVRTIGVTSGASVPEVLVQELLDDLADAGYGDVEAAVTAEEDLVFSLPKELRQDAAGNRDARALGGRAR; encoded by the coding sequence ATGCCCCGGCTGCGCCGGCAGGCGGGGCGTCTGCGCGATCTCCCGGTGGCGGGGGCGAAGAAGGTCATCCTCGCGGCCCCCCGCGGGTACTGCGCCGGTGTGGACCGCGCGGTCGTCGCCGTCGAGAAGGCACTGGTGCGCTACGGCGCCCCCGTCTACGTGCGCAAGCAGATCGTGCACAACGTGCACGTCGTGCGCACGCTCGAGCAGATGGGCGCGATCTTCGTGGAGGAGGTCGACGAGGTGCCGCCGGGCGCGCACGTCGTCTTCTCGGCGCACGGCGTCTCGCCCGCGGTCGTCGACGAGGCCGCGGTGCGCGGGCTGCACGCGATCGACGCGACCTGCCCGCTCGTCACCAAGGTGCACCGCGAAGCGGTGCGCTTCGCGAAGCAGGACCTCGACATCCTGCTCATCGGCCACACCGGCCACGAAGAGGTCGAGGGAACGGCGGGCGAGGCCCCCGACCGCATCACCATCGTGAACTCGCCCGACGACGTCGACGGCCTCGAGGTGCGCGACCCCGACCGCCTCGTCTGGCTGTCGCAGACCACCCTCTCCGTCGACGAGACCATGGAGACCGTGCGCCGCCTGCGCGAGCGGTTCCCGAACCTCCAGGACCCGCCGAGCGACGACATCTGCTACGCGACGCAGAACCGCCAGGTCGCCGTCAAGCAGATCGCCCCGCAGACCGACCTCGTCATCGTCGTCGGCTCCGCGAACTCGTCGAACTCGGTGCGCCTGAAGGAAGTCGCGCTCGAGTACGGCGCACGCGCCGCGCACCGCGTCGACTTCGCGAGCGAGGTGCGGCAGGAGTGGCTCGACGGCGTGCGCACGATCGGCGTGACGAGCGGGGCCTCGGTGCCCGAGGTGCTCGTGCAGGAGCTGCTCGACGACCTCGCCGACGCCGGCTACGGCGACGTCGAGGCCGCCGTCACCGCGGAGGAGGACCTGGTGTTCTCGCTGCCGAAGGAGCTGCGGCAGGATGCCGCGGGCAATCGCGACGCCCGCGCACTGGGCGGTCGCGCGCGCTGA
- the glpX gene encoding class II fructose-bisphosphatase: MTEPDSLGEWQPDRNLAMELVRATEAAAMRSTPWIGRGDKLAADGAAVDAMRRFLSTVNMRGTVVIGEGEKDDAPWLYNGEVVGNGEGAECDVAVDPIDGTRLTAEGRPGALSVIAVADRGSMYDPSAVFYMDKLVCGPIGVGVVDIRRPIGENIRALARAKRVDVSDIRVAVLDRPRHEQLISEIRAAGAGTRLLMDGDVAGGVNAARWDSNIDLCVGIGGTPEGIITACAVKALGGVIQGRLWPKDDEERQRALDAGHDLDRVLEANDLVASDNCYFVATGITDAEFVDGVKRNGPFVRAESIVMRAHSGTIRHVTSDMDPNRWS, encoded by the coding sequence ATGACTGAACCGGATTCGCTGGGCGAATGGCAGCCCGATCGCAACCTCGCAATGGAGCTCGTACGCGCTACTGAGGCGGCGGCGATGCGCTCGACGCCGTGGATCGGCCGCGGCGACAAGCTCGCAGCGGATGGCGCAGCGGTCGACGCGATGCGCCGCTTCCTCTCGACCGTCAACATGCGCGGCACCGTCGTGATCGGCGAGGGCGAGAAGGACGACGCCCCCTGGCTCTACAACGGCGAGGTGGTCGGCAACGGCGAGGGCGCCGAGTGCGACGTCGCGGTCGACCCGATCGACGGCACCCGGCTCACCGCGGAGGGGCGCCCCGGCGCGCTCTCCGTCATCGCGGTCGCCGACCGCGGCAGCATGTACGACCCCTCGGCCGTCTTCTACATGGACAAGCTCGTGTGCGGCCCGATCGGGGTCGGCGTCGTCGACATTCGCCGCCCCATCGGCGAGAACATCCGCGCGCTCGCGCGGGCCAAGCGCGTCGATGTGTCGGACATCCGCGTCGCGGTGCTCGATCGCCCGCGCCACGAGCAGCTGATCTCCGAGATCCGCGCGGCCGGCGCGGGCACCCGACTGCTCATGGACGGCGATGTGGCCGGCGGCGTGAACGCGGCGCGCTGGGACTCGAACATCGACCTGTGCGTCGGCATCGGCGGCACCCCCGAGGGCATCATCACGGCCTGCGCCGTGAAGGCGCTGGGCGGCGTGATCCAGGGCCGGCTCTGGCCGAAGGACGACGAGGAGCGCCAGCGCGCCCTCGACGCCGGCCACGACCTCGACCGCGTGCTCGAGGCGAACGATCTCGTCGCGAGCGACAACTGCTACTTCGTCGCGACCGGCATCACCGACGCCGAGTTCGTCGACGGCGTGAAGCGCAACGGGCCGTTCGTGCGCGCGGAGAGCATCGTGATGCGCGCCCACTCGGGCACCATCCGCCACGTCACGAGCGACATGGACCCCAACCGCTGGTCTTAG
- a CDS encoding DUF6264 family protein, whose translation MALSSDDAPQAQPAERPRPAYGELAPEGWEWTPETSDGARANESAPAGGRSGSPVTGVPHNLGARGDGSAPASAPSAAAPGSGSGSAAGSRDPEPYRAAAPQAPRESMPPRAAEPSAAQNGYGAPQRKPRTADRVITIILLVLGMFGSLNFAGSMMSLPASFSLMGSAFEIDGFTVPAWVGTVGTVTAIAIFAVFAVSLIFSIQRMRARKLAFWVPLTAGAIVVVGTIIVTTVVLLNVPELMSAASDPTAMQKLLDSLSEMSQP comes from the coding sequence GTGGCTCTCTCCAGCGACGACGCACCGCAGGCGCAGCCCGCGGAACGCCCGCGCCCGGCCTACGGCGAGCTCGCTCCCGAGGGCTGGGAGTGGACGCCCGAGACGAGCGACGGCGCGCGCGCGAACGAGTCGGCGCCCGCGGGCGGCCGCTCGGGGTCGCCCGTGACCGGGGTGCCGCACAATCTGGGCGCGCGGGGCGACGGGTCGGCTCCCGCGTCGGCGCCGTCGGCAGCCGCTCCGGGGTCGGGGTCGGGATCGGCGGCGGGGTCGCGCGATCCCGAGCCGTACCGCGCCGCCGCGCCTCAGGCTCCGCGCGAGTCGATGCCGCCTCGGGCGGCCGAGCCCTCGGCTGCGCAGAACGGGTACGGGGCGCCGCAGCGGAAGCCGCGCACTGCGGATCGCGTGATCACGATCATCCTGCTCGTTCTGGGCATGTTCGGGTCGCTGAACTTCGCGGGATCGATGATGAGCCTCCCGGCGAGCTTCTCCCTCATGGGCTCCGCGTTCGAGATCGACGGCTTCACCGTGCCCGCGTGGGTCGGCACTGTCGGCACCGTGACGGCGATCGCGATCTTCGCGGTCTTCGCGGTGAGCCTCATCTTCTCGATCCAGCGGATGCGCGCCCGCAAACTCGCGTTCTGGGTGCCGCTCACCGCGGGCGCGATCGTCGTCGTCGGCACGATCATCGTGACCACGGTGGTGCTGCTCAACGTTCCCGAGCTGATGAGTGCGGCCTCGGATCCGACCGCGATGCAGAAGCTGCTCGACTCGCTGTCGGAGATGAGCCAGCCCTGA
- a CDS encoding HAD hydrolase family protein — MASDALSRAAHHGAAPSPRPTTPLRLLALDIDGTLIDSAKQIMPFTQQEVARVAATGVHPVIVTARAINASLIIERKLGVAASHIAFGGGTVHVRTGSGLTVLEEHPFERSDVALMLDAANGADVHIGVYTATEWHVSDLGFWGLREARNTSIWPDSVGDGSPLRAPADAVFKLMFRGLPEALAPIKETIDRELPGAFAHLSARVLEVTTSRKHGALRALSDHLGIAPHEVIAFGDTEADVPMLEAAGVGVLMGNADPALRVAPHVERTLSNDEEGVGLSLRKHFPTDAPFRI; from the coding sequence ATGGCCTCTGACGCGCTCTCGCGCGCCGCGCATCACGGTGCGGCTCCCTCCCCTCGCCCGACGACACCGCTGCGGCTCCTGGCCCTCGACATCGACGGAACGCTGATCGACAGCGCCAAGCAGATCATGCCGTTCACGCAGCAGGAGGTCGCCCGAGTCGCTGCGACGGGCGTGCATCCGGTGATCGTGACGGCGCGCGCCATCAACGCTTCGCTGATCATCGAGCGCAAGCTCGGCGTCGCCGCCTCCCACATCGCATTCGGGGGCGGCACGGTGCACGTCCGCACCGGCAGCGGGCTGACCGTGCTCGAGGAGCACCCGTTCGAGCGTTCCGACGTCGCGCTCATGCTCGACGCCGCGAACGGCGCCGATGTGCACATCGGCGTGTACACCGCGACGGAGTGGCACGTGAGCGACCTCGGGTTCTGGGGGCTGCGCGAAGCGCGCAACACGTCCATCTGGCCCGACTCGGTCGGCGACGGATCGCCGCTCCGGGCCCCCGCCGATGCGGTGTTCAAGCTGATGTTCCGCGGCCTGCCCGAGGCGCTCGCACCGATCAAGGAGACGATCGACCGCGAGCTGCCGGGCGCGTTCGCGCACCTCTCCGCCCGCGTGCTCGAAGTCACGACGTCGCGCAAGCACGGAGCCCTCCGGGCGTTGAGCGATCATCTCGGCATCGCACCCCACGAGGTGATCGCCTTCGGCGACACCGAGGCCGACGTCCCGATGCTCGAAGCGGCCGGTGTCGGCGTCTTGATGGGCAACGCCGATCCCGCGCTCCGAGTCGCGCCGCACGTCGAGCGCACCCTGTCGAACGATGAGGAGGGCGTGGGGCTCAGCCTCCGCAAGCACTTCCCGACCGACGCGCCGTTCCGCATCTGA
- the fbaA gene encoding class II fructose-bisphosphate aldolase, with the protein MPVATPEQYAAMLDAAKTGAFAFPAVNVSSSQTLNAALQGFAESGSDGIIQVTTGGSDYLAGHTVKNRAGGAIAFAKYAEEVAKAYDVTVALHTDHCPKNALDDFLLPLVAASEARVAEGGLPYFQSHMWDGSAVPLPENLEIAQELLPRLAAMNVVLEVEIGVVGGEEDGVSHEINDQLYTTLDDAVATVEALGLGDRGRYLTALTFGNVHGVYKPGGVSLRPELLAEIQQGLQAKYGTGEKPLDLVFHGGSGSSAEEIAEAVRNGVIKMNIDTDTQYAFTRALAGYIFTNYDGVLKIDGEVGNKKQYDPRAWGKVTESAMAARVAVAAEQLGSAGKSVSA; encoded by the coding sequence ATGCCCGTCGCAACACCGGAACAGTACGCCGCCATGCTCGACGCCGCGAAGACCGGAGCGTTCGCGTTCCCCGCGGTCAACGTGTCGAGCTCGCAGACCCTGAACGCCGCCCTGCAGGGCTTCGCGGAGTCGGGATCGGACGGGATCATCCAGGTGACGACGGGCGGCTCCGACTACCTCGCGGGGCACACGGTCAAGAACCGCGCGGGCGGCGCGATCGCGTTCGCGAAGTACGCGGAGGAGGTCGCGAAGGCGTACGACGTGACGGTGGCGCTGCACACGGACCACTGCCCGAAGAACGCACTCGACGACTTCCTGCTGCCTCTGGTCGCGGCGAGCGAGGCGCGCGTCGCCGAGGGCGGCCTCCCCTACTTCCAGTCGCACATGTGGGACGGCTCGGCGGTGCCCCTGCCCGAGAACCTCGAGATCGCCCAGGAGCTGCTCCCCCGGCTCGCGGCGATGAACGTCGTGCTCGAGGTCGAGATCGGCGTCGTCGGCGGCGAGGAGGACGGCGTCAGCCACGAGATCAACGATCAGCTGTACACGACGCTCGACGACGCGGTGGCGACGGTCGAGGCGCTCGGTCTCGGCGATCGGGGTCGGTATCTCACGGCGCTCACCTTCGGCAACGTGCACGGCGTGTACAAGCCGGGCGGGGTGTCGCTGCGGCCCGAGCTGCTCGCGGAGATCCAGCAGGGCCTGCAGGCGAAGTACGGCACCGGCGAGAAGCCGCTCGATCTCGTCTTCCACGGCGGATCGGGCTCCTCCGCCGAGGAGATCGCCGAGGCGGTGCGCAACGGCGTCATCAAGATGAACATCGATACCGATACGCAGTACGCCTTCACGCGCGCACTCGCGGGCTACATCTTCACGAACTACGACGGCGTGCTCAAGATCGACGGCGAGGTCGGCAACAAGAAGCAGTACGACCCCCGCGCCTGGGGCAAGGTCACGGAGTCGGCGATGGCGGCCCGAGTCGCGGTCGCCGCCGAGCAGCTCGGCTCCGCCGGGAAGTCGGTGAGCGCGTAG
- a CDS encoding DUF2200 domain-containing protein — MTEHRIFSTSFGSVYVHYVAKAERKGRTREEVDRVIGWLTGYDAEAIARIVADETDFRTFFAEAPRMNPHANLITGVICGIRVEEIEDPLMQQIRYLDKLVDEVARGKKMTSILRGTPA; from the coding sequence ATGACCGAGCATCGCATCTTCTCGACGAGCTTCGGCAGCGTCTACGTGCACTACGTCGCGAAGGCGGAGCGCAAGGGGCGCACCCGCGAGGAGGTCGATCGGGTGATCGGCTGGCTCACCGGCTACGACGCGGAGGCGATCGCGCGCATCGTCGCCGACGAGACCGACTTCCGCACGTTCTTCGCCGAGGCGCCGCGCATGAACCCGCACGCGAACCTGATCACCGGAGTCATCTGCGGGATCCGCGTCGAGGAGATCGAGGATCCGCTCATGCAGCAGATCAGGTACCTGGACAAGCTGGTCGACGAGGTCGCCCGCGGCAAGAAGATGACGTCCATACTGCGCGGAACGCCGGCCTGA
- the xseA gene encoding exodeoxyribonuclease VII large subunit has translation MADAASAGPATRDSPWPVAEMSEKIAAWIDRLGQVWIEGEVTQWQVRGGHVYGKLRDLQQDATISFTVWRSVAQRLTSDFAQGDRVVALVKPNFWVKGGSLTVQVLDISHVGIGELLERLERLRRQLQAEGLFDADRKRRLPFLPGRIGLVTGRDSDAEKDVVRNATLRWPGVQFTIRYAAVQGDRAAAEVTAAIEALDRDPEVDVIVVARGGGDFQNLLPFSDERVVRAASAASTPIVSAIGHEADRPLLDEVADLRASTPTDAAKRVVPDVGEELAGLDQARARLTTRLGQMLAHETDRIAQLRGRPVLAAPVRLVDERAEELVRWVARGAELADRAVEDRRRALVEARGRLNALSPRATLERGYAIAQIVYGSGAPGAVLRDPAEAPAGTAIRLSLADGSLDAVAVEPR, from the coding sequence ATGGCAGACGCAGCATCGGCGGGCCCGGCGACCCGCGACTCCCCGTGGCCGGTCGCGGAGATGAGCGAGAAGATCGCCGCGTGGATCGACCGCCTCGGCCAGGTGTGGATCGAGGGCGAGGTCACGCAGTGGCAGGTGCGCGGCGGCCACGTCTACGGCAAGCTCCGCGACCTGCAGCAGGACGCCACGATCAGCTTCACGGTGTGGCGGTCGGTCGCGCAGCGGCTGACGAGCGACTTCGCGCAGGGCGACCGCGTGGTGGCGCTCGTGAAGCCGAACTTCTGGGTGAAGGGCGGATCGCTCACGGTGCAGGTGCTCGACATCTCGCACGTCGGCATCGGCGAACTGCTCGAACGACTCGAGCGGCTGCGCCGGCAGCTGCAGGCGGAGGGCCTCTTCGACGCGGATCGCAAGCGGCGACTGCCCTTCCTGCCGGGCCGCATCGGGCTGGTCACGGGGCGCGATTCCGACGCCGAGAAGGATGTCGTGCGCAATGCGACGCTGCGCTGGCCGGGCGTGCAGTTCACGATCCGCTACGCCGCGGTGCAGGGGGATCGCGCGGCCGCCGAGGTGACGGCCGCCATCGAGGCGCTCGACCGCGACCCCGAGGTCGACGTGATCGTCGTCGCGCGCGGCGGCGGCGACTTCCAGAACCTCCTCCCCTTCAGTGACGAGCGCGTGGTGCGCGCGGCGAGCGCGGCCTCCACGCCGATCGTGAGCGCGATCGGGCACGAGGCGGATCGCCCGCTGCTCGACGAGGTCGCCGATCTGCGCGCTTCGACGCCGACGGACGCGGCGAAGCGCGTGGTGCCCGACGTCGGCGAGGAGCTGGCGGGGCTCGACCAGGCGCGCGCCCGGCTGACGACCCGGCTCGGCCAGATGCTCGCCCACGAGACCGATCGCATCGCGCAGCTGCGCGGCCGCCCCGTGCTCGCGGCCCCGGTTCGCCTCGTCGACGAGCGGGCGGAGGAGCTCGTGCGGTGGGTCGCCCGCGGCGCCGAGCTCGCCGACCGCGCCGTCGAGGATCGTCGGCGGGCGCTCGTGGAGGCGCGGGGCCGGTTGAACGCGCTCTCGCCGCGCGCCACCCTGGAGCGCGGGTACGCGATCGCGCAGATCGTGTACGGCTCGGGGGCGCCCGGCGCCGTGCTGCGCGATCCGGCGGAGGCCCCGGCGGGCACCGCGATCCGGCTCTCGCTCGCCGACGGGTCGCTCGACGCGGTGGCGGTCGAACCCCGGTAG
- a CDS encoding class II histone deacetylase, whose protein sequence is MERRTGYVWHERYAWHDTGTHAGIYPSGGFVQPYRNFESPESKARLAGLVEVSGLLDSLVRIPAREVSAEDLLRVHTAEHVERIREQSEHAGGDAGDGFSPFGRGGYDLARLAAGGTLAAAEAVLDGVVDNAYALVRPPGHHAEPDQGRGYCLFANIPVAIEALRAAGRVRRVAIFDYDVHHGNGAQKIYWDDPDVLTISVHQDRLFPVDSGLVDEQGAGAGAGTNINVPLPAGSGDGAYWSTVDEVARPAITAFAPDLILVSSGFDPSALDPLGRMSVTSEGFRGIAERLLDIADEACDGRIVFSHEGGYSAVHVPFCGVAVLEALSGVRTGVEDPFALSIGDSPTRELTDWQTDVIDRSAELARALGLVARRAGD, encoded by the coding sequence ATGGAGCGCAGAACCGGATACGTCTGGCACGAACGGTACGCATGGCACGACACGGGCACGCATGCCGGGATCTACCCCTCCGGGGGATTCGTGCAGCCCTACCGCAATTTCGAGAGCCCCGAGTCGAAGGCGCGCCTCGCGGGGCTCGTCGAGGTGTCGGGCCTGCTCGACTCGCTCGTGCGCATCCCAGCGCGGGAGGTCTCGGCCGAGGACCTGCTGCGCGTCCACACCGCCGAGCACGTCGAGCGGATCCGCGAGCAGTCCGAGCACGCGGGCGGCGACGCGGGCGACGGCTTCTCGCCGTTCGGGCGCGGCGGGTACGACCTCGCGCGGCTCGCCGCGGGCGGCACGCTCGCGGCGGCCGAGGCGGTGCTCGACGGCGTCGTCGACAACGCGTACGCGCTCGTGCGCCCGCCCGGGCACCACGCCGAGCCCGATCAGGGGCGCGGCTACTGCCTGTTCGCGAACATCCCCGTCGCGATCGAGGCGCTGCGCGCTGCGGGGCGCGTGCGCCGCGTCGCGATCTTCGACTACGACGTCCACCACGGCAACGGCGCGCAGAAGATCTACTGGGACGACCCCGACGTACTCACCATCTCCGTGCACCAGGATCGCCTCTTCCCCGTCGACAGCGGCCTCGTCGACGAGCAGGGCGCGGGAGCGGGCGCCGGGACGAACATCAACGTGCCCCTCCCCGCCGGCTCGGGCGACGGGGCGTACTGGTCGACCGTCGACGAGGTCGCCCGCCCGGCGATCACCGCGTTCGCGCCCGACCTGATCCTCGTCTCGAGCGGATTCGACCCCTCGGCGCTCGACCCGCTCGGGCGGATGAGCGTCACTTCCGAGGGCTTCCGCGGCATCGCCGAGCGGCTGCTCGACATCGCCGACGAGGCGTGCGACGGCCGGATCGTCTTCTCGCACGAGGGCGGGTACTCGGCGGTGCACGTGCCGTTCTGCGGCGTCGCCGTGCTCGAGGCGCTGAGCGGCGTGCGCACCGGCGTCGAGGATCCCTTCGCCCTCTCGATCGGCGATTCCCCCACGCGGGAGCTCACCGACTGGCAGACCGACGTGATCGACCGATCGGCCGAGCTCGCCCGCGCCCTCGGGCTCGTCGCCCGGCGCGCCGGCGACTGA
- the rmuC gene encoding DNA recombination protein RmuC, whose amino-acid sequence MNTLTIALLSANLLLLIAVLIVVLMRTGRRVDATSPSGDLRALPAEIRQDLSAQRAEIGQSLSGITDRLHTSAQATLASQNTLRASVEARFDDLRAANDAKLEQVRVAVGEQLQQRLKASLDENARRVQALGEVHVAKQAELQAVLREELEKLRLGNEAKLEKMRETVDEKLQGTLERRLGESFRLVSDRLEQVQKGLGEMQTLASDVGGLKRVLTNVKNRGSWGEVQLARQLEDMLTPEQYAENVAVRPSSAERVEFAVKLPGRGDDHETVWLPIDSKFPQEDYERLLEAQEGGDRSAVEAASKVVERVIITQAKLIRDKYLEPPHTTDFGIMYLPTEGLFAEVIRRPGLTSRLQSEFHVTVAGPTVLMSLLNSLQLGFRTLAIERRSSEVWQVLSAAKGEFQKYGQVWEKLGKQLATAQNTVSEAGRRTRAVEKRLRAVETLEPQGAATAIDELLPGAERDGSEAFWDDE is encoded by the coding sequence ATGAACACACTGACGATCGCGCTGCTGAGCGCCAACCTGCTCCTCCTCATCGCCGTGCTCATCGTGGTGCTGATGCGCACGGGGCGCCGGGTCGACGCCACGTCCCCCTCCGGCGACCTGCGCGCGCTCCCGGCCGAGATCCGGCAGGATCTCTCGGCGCAGCGCGCCGAGATCGGGCAGTCGCTCTCGGGCATCACGGATCGCCTGCACACGAGCGCGCAGGCGACGCTCGCGTCGCAGAACACCCTCCGCGCGAGCGTCGAGGCCCGCTTCGACGATCTCCGAGCCGCGAACGACGCGAAGCTCGAACAGGTGCGGGTGGCGGTCGGCGAGCAGCTGCAGCAGCGCTTGAAGGCGTCGCTCGACGAGAACGCGCGCCGCGTGCAGGCGCTCGGCGAGGTGCACGTCGCGAAGCAGGCCGAGCTGCAGGCCGTGCTGCGGGAGGAGCTCGAGAAGCTGCGACTCGGCAACGAGGCGAAGCTCGAGAAGATGCGCGAGACCGTCGACGAGAAGCTGCAGGGCACGCTCGAGCGCCGCCTCGGCGAATCGTTCCGCCTGGTCAGCGATCGGCTCGAACAGGTGCAGAAGGGGCTCGGCGAGATGCAGACGCTCGCCTCCGACGTGGGCGGCCTGAAGCGCGTGCTGACCAACGTGAAGAATCGCGGCAGCTGGGGCGAGGTGCAGTTGGCCCGCCAGCTCGAAGACATGCTGACGCCCGAGCAGTACGCGGAGAACGTCGCCGTGCGGCCGAGCTCCGCCGAGCGGGTCGAGTTCGCCGTGAAGCTGCCCGGCCGCGGCGACGACCACGAGACGGTGTGGCTGCCGATCGACTCCAAGTTTCCCCAGGAGGACTACGAGCGTCTCCTCGAGGCGCAGGAGGGCGGCGACCGCAGCGCGGTCGAGGCGGCGAGCAAGGTGGTGGAGCGCGTCATCATCACGCAGGCGAAGCTGATTCGCGACAAGTACCTGGAGCCGCCGCACACGACCGACTTCGGCATCATGTACCTGCCCACGGAGGGCCTGTTCGCGGAGGTCATCCGGCGCCCGGGCCTCACGAGCAGGCTGCAGTCGGAGTTCCACGTCACCGTCGCCGGGCCGACCGTGCTGATGTCACTCCTCAACAGCCTGCAACTCGGGTTCCGCACGCTGGCCATCGAACGACGCAGCTCCGAGGTCTGGCAGGTGCTCAGCGCGGCCAAGGGCGAGTTCCAGAAGTACGGGCAGGTCTGGGAGAAGCTCGGCAAGCAGCTCGCCACCGCGCAGAACACGGTGAGCGAAGCGGGGCGCCGCACCCGCGCCGTCGAGAAGCGACTCCGCGCGGTCGAGACGCTGGAGCCGCAGGGCGCGGCCACCGCGATCGACGAGCTCCTCCCCGGGGCGGAACGCGACGGCAGTGAAGCATTCTGGGACGACGAGTGA
- a CDS encoding Lrp/AsnC family transcriptional regulator yields MAKARKPGTDDGARTPEAPEPFGVLDELDERLIVLLERDGRMSYSDLANEVGLTPGGARARVKRLQERGVVRVLGVTSPNAVGLTSIASLQIEVSGDIDAVADRIAAVDGVRYVVLGSGRFSILVEVYATTPAELFTLINRQIREIRGVSHIETFLYDSVHTHRPIFPLLNGR; encoded by the coding sequence ATGGCGAAAGCACGGAAGCCCGGCACCGATGACGGAGCCCGAACGCCCGAGGCCCCCGAGCCGTTCGGCGTGCTCGACGAGCTCGACGAGCGGCTGATCGTGCTGCTCGAGCGCGACGGACGCATGAGCTACTCCGACCTCGCCAACGAGGTGGGGCTGACCCCCGGCGGTGCGCGTGCGCGGGTGAAGCGGTTGCAGGAGCGCGGCGTGGTGCGGGTGCTCGGCGTGACGAGCCCGAACGCGGTCGGCCTGACCAGCATCGCGAGCCTGCAGATCGAGGTGTCGGGCGACATCGACGCGGTGGCCGACCGCATCGCGGCCGTCGACGGGGTGCGCTACGTCGTGCTCGGATCGGGGCGGTTCAGCATTCTGGTCGAGGTCTACGCGACGACGCCCGCCGAACTCTTCACGCTCATCAACCGGCAGATCCGCGAGATCCGCGGCGTCTCGCACATCGAGACGTTCCTCTACGACTCGGTGCACACGCACCGGCCGATCTTCCCGCTGCTGAACGGGCGGTGA
- a CDS encoding exonuclease domain-containing protein → MPVDFTAIDFETANSHPSSACSVGMVRVRAGAVVDRVHWLIRPPAGHDAFLPFNTRIHGITAAMVAESRDWAGQLAELREFIGGDVAVAHNASFDMGVIRAACAETVTPTPRLKYLCSVQVSRKTYAIPSHRLPLSAAAAGYGEFAHHDALADAEACAAIISDAAVRHGVDSVPALAKQTGVRIQQLKAIPLKL, encoded by the coding sequence GTGCCCGTCGACTTCACCGCCATCGATTTTGAGACCGCCAACAGCCATCCGTCGTCCGCGTGCTCGGTCGGCATGGTGCGGGTGCGGGCGGGCGCGGTCGTCGATCGCGTCCACTGGCTGATCCGGCCCCCGGCCGGCCACGACGCCTTCCTGCCGTTCAACACCCGGATCCACGGCATCACCGCGGCGATGGTCGCCGAGTCCCGCGACTGGGCCGGGCAGCTGGCCGAGCTGCGGGAGTTCATCGGCGGCGACGTCGCCGTCGCGCACAATGCGAGCTTCGACATGGGCGTGATCCGCGCCGCGTGCGCCGAGACCGTGACGCCGACGCCGCGCCTCAAGTACCTGTGCAGCGTGCAGGTGTCGCGCAAGACCTACGCGATTCCGTCGCACCGGCTCCCCCTCTCCGCCGCCGCGGCCGGGTACGGCGAGTTCGCGCACCACGACGCGCTGGCCGATGCGGAGGCGTGCGCGGCGATCATCTCCGACGCCGCCGTGCGCCACGGCGTCGACTCCGTACCCGCGCTCGCGAAGCAGACGGGCGTGCGCATTCAGCAGCTGAAGGCGATTCCCCTGAAGCTGTGA